A single Bacillus sp. OxB-1 DNA region contains:
- the fliD gene encoding flagellar filament capping protein FliD, translating to MRISGLATGMDTESIIRDMMKAHRIPLDKITQKKQYLEWQLDDYRSINRNLKSQSDKLFDTVMKQGNYLQKAVTVSNTDAVNIRALNATSDFSGTLAVHQLAKQATLQGEGITKGDNTSTYTDEEIKTLKLSELDFATGEIDISIQVPGESSPKKLTFTADDTISKVLKRINEETGVSAFYDAHTGKIAMTAKKSGGSETDNIIQVNGDLAGHLKLNGNGAAVQKGQNAIFTFNGLQTERSSNTFQINGFEINLKQVTDPPVKNELGEDTYPTTNAITFSSAPNTDKIVDSVVQFVNDYNKMIEELNAKIREPKYRNFQPLSDEQKKEMKEKEIELWEEKAKSGTLRNDPTVSSMLSQLRTIMSSPVTIEEGPPEQKMMLSDIGISMSKSYTDNGKLTIDEDKLREAIATNPENIYKLIGRADNEATDTKDNSGIAVKYRKVLQSAESDIKKKAGSAGAVNDTFTLGRSLKDMNNQIERFEDRLKMTEDRYWRQFTAMERAIQRANAQSAQLMSSFGGGM from the coding sequence ATGAGAATCAGTGGTTTAGCAACAGGAATGGACACGGAGTCGATCATCCGCGACATGATGAAGGCCCACCGGATACCGTTGGACAAGATTACGCAGAAGAAACAGTATTTAGAGTGGCAGTTGGATGATTATCGAAGCATCAACCGGAATTTGAAATCACAGAGTGACAAGCTGTTTGATACAGTTATGAAGCAAGGGAATTACTTGCAGAAGGCGGTTACGGTTTCGAACACGGATGCGGTTAATATCCGGGCTTTGAATGCGACGTCTGATTTTTCAGGGACGCTGGCAGTGCATCAGTTGGCGAAGCAGGCGACTTTGCAGGGTGAGGGAATTACGAAGGGCGACAATACAAGTACTTATACGGATGAGGAAATAAAGACTTTAAAATTATCCGAACTGGACTTCGCCACGGGAGAAATCGATATTTCAATCCAAGTCCCAGGAGAAAGTTCACCGAAAAAACTGACCTTTACTGCGGATGACACAATTAGTAAAGTACTAAAAAGAATTAATGAAGAAACTGGCGTGAGTGCGTTCTATGACGCACATACAGGTAAAATTGCGATGACAGCAAAAAAAAGCGGGGGTAGTGAAACCGATAATATCATTCAGGTTAACGGTGATTTGGCCGGACATCTGAAACTAAATGGAAACGGTGCTGCCGTCCAAAAAGGACAAAATGCCATTTTCACGTTCAATGGCTTGCAAACAGAACGTTCATCCAACACATTCCAGATCAACGGATTTGAAATCAACCTGAAGCAAGTGACAGATCCGCCGGTGAAAAACGAATTGGGTGAGGACACATACCCGACAACAAACGCCATAACCTTCAGCTCGGCCCCGAACACGGATAAAATCGTAGATTCCGTCGTCCAATTCGTAAACGATTATAATAAAATGATCGAGGAATTGAATGCCAAAATCCGGGAGCCGAAGTATCGGAACTTCCAACCCCTATCAGATGAGCAGAAGAAAGAGATGAAAGAGAAAGAGATTGAGCTTTGGGAAGAGAAGGCGAAGAGCGGTACATTGCGCAACGACCCGACAGTCTCCAGCATGCTATCACAGCTGCGAACAATTATGAGCAGTCCTGTTACGATTGAGGAGGGCCCGCCCGAGCAAAAAATGATGCTAAGCGATATCGGTATCTCCATGTCCAAGAGTTACACGGATAACGGGAAGCTCACTATCGATGAGGACAAGCTGCGTGAAGCTATTGCTACTAATCCAGAAAACATCTATAAGTTGATTGGTCGAGCGGATAATGAAGCGACTGATACGAAAGATAACAGCGGAATCGCGGTCAAGTACCGGAAAGTTCTGCAAAGTGCGGAATCGGACATCAAGAAAAAAGCCGGCAGCGCCGGAGCAGTCAATGATACATTCACTCTCGGCCGCAGCTTGAAAGACATGAATAACCAAATCGAACGTTTCGAAGACCGCCTGAAAATGACCGAAGACCGCTACTGGCGGCAGTTCACGGCGATGGAGCGGGCGATCCAGCGCGCGAATGCGCAATCAGCACAATTGATGAGTTCCTTCGGCGGTGGCATGTAA
- the fliS gene encoding flagellar export chaperone FliS: MAINNPYAAYQNNSVNTSTPGELTLMLYNGCLKFIAQAKKALEDGNIEEKNKSVQKAQAIVTELMLTLDTSMPISENMMVLYEFVNNRLLDGNIKNDSKLFDEAGDIITEFRDTWKQVIQINRQKQYANVDEI; encoded by the coding sequence ATGGCGATTAACAATCCATATGCAGCGTACCAGAACAACTCGGTGAACACTTCAACGCCTGGCGAACTGACGCTCATGCTGTACAATGGCTGCTTGAAGTTCATTGCACAGGCGAAGAAAGCGTTGGAAGACGGCAATATTGAAGAGAAGAACAAGTCGGTGCAGAAGGCGCAAGCGATTGTGACGGAATTGATGTTGACGTTGGATACGTCGATGCCGATTTCGGAAAATATGATGGTCCTCTATGAATTTGTCAACAACCGGCTGCTCGATGGCAACATTAAGAATGATAGCAAGTTGTTCGACGAGGCGGGAGACATCATCACTGAATTCCGTGATACGTGGAAGCAAGTGATTCAGATTAACCGGCAAAAACAATATGCCAATGTGGATGAAATATGA
- a CDS encoding methyl-accepting chemotaxis protein, producing the protein MAELKESIDSYSAFFDELTETFEMLSEKITETNGFASSIKEVTEQTNLLALNASIEAARAGEHGKGFSVVASEIRKLAGMTAGTLTKIDANLAEVNRYNALALSKIEEGSQQVARQTAISEESDRSFGALFKTMGILREELSEFLQGFGKINENSNEIRERTQQFAAIMQQSTAMIEEVSATLTELTEEQQRIARYIQETHEEAFRIKG; encoded by the coding sequence ATGGCGGAATTAAAGGAAAGCATCGACTCGTATTCGGCATTCTTCGACGAACTTACGGAAACATTCGAAATGCTGTCCGAAAAGATTACAGAGACGAACGGGTTCGCGAGTTCGATCAAGGAAGTCACGGAGCAGACGAATTTACTGGCGCTGAACGCATCCATCGAGGCGGCACGGGCGGGGGAGCACGGGAAAGGGTTCTCGGTCGTGGCCAGTGAAATCCGGAAATTGGCCGGCATGACAGCCGGGACGTTGACGAAAATTGATGCGAATCTGGCAGAGGTGAATCGCTACAACGCACTGGCACTGTCGAAAATCGAGGAAGGGTCGCAACAAGTTGCCAGGCAGACAGCGATTTCCGAGGAGTCGGATCGCTCGTTCGGGGCTTTATTCAAAACGATGGGGATTTTACGTGAGGAGTTATCGGAATTTCTCCAAGGCTTCGGGAAAATCAATGAGAACAGCAACGAGATCCGCGAGCGGACTCAACAGTTCGCAGCAATCATGCAGCAGAGCACAGCGATGATCGAGGAGGTGAGTGCAACATTAACCGAGCTGACGGAAGAACAGCAAAGGATCGCACGATATATCCAAGAGACACATGAAGAGGCGTTTCGGATCAAAGGATAA
- a CDS encoding PilZ domain-containing protein has protein sequence MLYKRTEYFRYTFGEPLEAEFRIFKAEGQSNPGECKMLDLSPGGAKLYSTYDIPVGQRDVRLSLKFTVYNYPLDIYGKVLWKKPFNQGHMYGFEFEEDRKLGELIIGELKLRRRAEADAER, from the coding sequence ATGCTTTATAAACGTACCGAGTATTTCAGATATACGTTCGGCGAGCCGCTGGAGGCCGAATTCCGGATTTTCAAGGCGGAAGGGCAGTCGAACCCGGGCGAGTGCAAGATGCTCGATCTCAGTCCGGGCGGGGCAAAATTGTATTCGACGTATGATATCCCCGTTGGACAGAGGGATGTACGGTTGTCGCTGAAGTTCACAGTCTATAATTATCCGCTGGACATCTATGGGAAGGTGCTCTGGAAAAAGCCGTTCAATCAAGGCCATATGTACGGGTTCGAGTTTGAAGAGGATCGGAAACTTGGTGAGTTGATCATCGGGGAGTTGAAATTGCGGCGGCGTGCCGAAGCGGATGCCGAACGCTGA
- the hpf gene encoding ribosome hibernation-promoting factor, HPF/YfiA family, with protein sequence MLDFNIRGENIEVTPAIREHVEKKVQKLERYFTEGANATAHVNLKVYNDKQTKVEITIPMKNLTLRAEERHDDMYAAIDLIVDKLERQIRKYKTKVNRKFREREGVAAFFASVNNDKSNEAPAQAEEDTEFPIVRTKQFDLKPMDQEEAILQMNMLGHNFFIFTDAESDGTNIVYKRKDGKYGLIETN encoded by the coding sequence ATGCTAGACTTTAACATCCGCGGTGAAAATATCGAGGTGACTCCAGCAATTCGCGAGCATGTGGAGAAGAAGGTCCAGAAGCTTGAGAGATACTTCACAGAAGGCGCGAACGCAACAGCCCATGTTAACTTGAAAGTGTATAATGATAAACAGACTAAAGTGGAAATTACCATTCCAATGAAAAATTTGACCCTCCGAGCAGAGGAACGCCACGACGACATGTACGCGGCGATCGACTTGATCGTCGACAAGCTCGAACGTCAAATCCGAAAATATAAAACGAAAGTCAACCGCAAATTCCGCGAGCGCGAAGGCGTCGCCGCTTTCTTTGCATCCGTGAACAATGACAAATCGAACGAAGCTCCGGCGCAGGCGGAAGAGGACACGGAATTCCCGATCGTCCGCACGAAGCAATTCGATTTGAAACCGATGGATCAGGAAGAAGCGATCTTGCAAATGAACATGCTCGGCCACAACTTCTTCATCTTCACTGATGCAGAATCCGATGGGACGAACATTGTCTACAAACGCAAAGACGGCAAGTATGGTTTGATTGAAACGAACTAA
- the secA gene encoding preprotein translocase subunit SecA: MLGVLNKMFDMNKRDLKRLDKVADQVESLATEMERLSDEQLTAKTEEFKERLAKGETLDDLQVEAFAVVREASRRVLGMYPFRVQLIGAAALHEGNIAEMKTGEGKTLTSTLAVYLNALAGKGVHVVTVNEYLASRDATEMGQLYEFLGLSVGLNLNSLSKEEKREAYAADVTYSTNNELGFDYLRDNMVLYSEHKVQRPLFYAVIDEVDSILIDEARTPLIISGQAAKSAELYRLANRFVISLKKDEDYSYDESTKGVVLTEAGIEKAEKAFSIDNLFDLQHVSLNHAISQSLKAHASMHIDVDYVVEEGEVVIVDSFTGRLMKGRRYSDGLHQAIEAKEGLEVQNESMTLATITFQNFFRMYEKLAGMTGTAKTEEEEFRNIYNMNVIAIPTNRPIARDDRADLIYATMDGKFKAVAQDIKERHEKGQPVLVGTVAIETSEIISKYLTKFGVKHNVLNAKNHGREAEIILEAGQPGAVTIATNMAGRGTDIKLGDGVQELGGLAVIGTERHESRRIDNQLRGRSGRQGDPGITQFYLSLEDELMRRFGSDQMKNMMTKLGMDDTTPIQSRMVSRSVESAQKRVEGNNFDARKRLLQYDDVLRQQREIIYKERNEILESDNIRGVLEQMLANVIDNAVAIHTTEEKPEDWNLKGLEDYLGANLLPEGRLTKADMEGKSVDELKRLITDAVTARYDEKEEEMSEERMREFEKVVLLRAIDTKWMDHIDAMEQLRGGIHLRAYGQTDPLREYQSEGFAMFEEMVSAIEADAAKYVMKAEIRNNLEREEVAKGQAVNPKEDGEQVKKKPVRRAVNIGRNDPCPCGSGKKYKNCHGKA; this comes from the coding sequence ATGCTTGGCGTATTAAATAAAATGTTTGATATGAATAAACGGGATTTGAAACGCCTGGATAAGGTAGCGGACCAGGTGGAATCGCTTGCCACGGAGATGGAGCGACTGTCAGATGAGCAGCTGACTGCGAAGACGGAAGAGTTCAAGGAACGGCTTGCGAAAGGTGAAACGCTCGATGATCTCCAAGTCGAAGCGTTTGCCGTCGTCCGCGAGGCGTCGCGCCGGGTGCTTGGGATGTATCCGTTCCGTGTCCAGCTCATCGGGGCTGCGGCTTTGCATGAAGGCAATATTGCAGAGATGAAAACCGGGGAAGGGAAGACGTTGACGTCAACTCTTGCGGTTTACTTGAACGCGCTGGCAGGCAAAGGGGTCCACGTCGTGACGGTGAACGAATACTTGGCGAGCCGGGATGCGACGGAGATGGGGCAGTTGTACGAGTTTCTCGGGCTGTCGGTCGGTTTGAACTTGAACAGTCTGTCGAAAGAGGAGAAACGCGAAGCGTATGCAGCGGATGTCACATATAGTACGAATAACGAGCTCGGCTTCGACTATTTGCGCGATAATATGGTGCTGTACAGTGAACATAAAGTGCAGCGACCGCTTTTCTATGCGGTCATTGACGAAGTCGACTCGATTTTGATTGATGAGGCGCGAACGCCGTTGATCATTTCCGGGCAAGCCGCGAAATCCGCGGAATTGTACCGGTTGGCGAACCGTTTTGTCATTTCCTTGAAAAAAGATGAAGATTATTCCTACGATGAATCGACAAAAGGCGTCGTGTTGACGGAAGCGGGCATCGAGAAGGCGGAGAAGGCCTTTTCGATCGACAACCTTTTCGATTTACAGCATGTTTCGCTGAACCATGCGATCAGTCAGTCGTTGAAAGCTCATGCTAGTATGCACATCGATGTCGATTATGTCGTCGAAGAGGGCGAAGTCGTCATCGTCGATTCATTTACAGGCCGTCTGATGAAAGGCCGCCGTTACAGCGACGGTTTGCACCAGGCGATTGAGGCGAAAGAAGGCTTGGAAGTTCAGAATGAGTCGATGACGCTTGCGACGATCACGTTCCAGAACTTCTTCCGGATGTATGAAAAGTTGGCCGGTATGACCGGGACGGCGAAAACGGAAGAGGAAGAATTCCGGAATATTTACAATATGAATGTCATCGCGATTCCGACGAATCGTCCGATTGCGAGGGATGACCGGGCAGATTTGATTTACGCGACGATGGACGGCAAGTTCAAGGCGGTTGCGCAAGATATCAAGGAACGTCATGAGAAAGGCCAGCCGGTTCTTGTCGGAACGGTTGCGATCGAGACGTCCGAAATCATTTCGAAGTACTTGACGAAATTCGGCGTGAAGCATAATGTATTGAATGCGAAAAACCATGGCCGGGAAGCGGAAATCATCCTGGAAGCCGGGCAACCGGGCGCAGTGACGATCGCGACGAACATGGCAGGCCGGGGGACGGACATCAAACTCGGCGACGGCGTTCAGGAACTCGGCGGTCTGGCGGTCATCGGCACGGAGCGGCATGAGTCGCGCCGGATCGACAACCAGCTCCGTGGACGTTCCGGGCGACAAGGGGATCCGGGGATCACGCAGTTCTACCTATCCTTGGAAGACGAATTGATGCGCCGTTTCGGGTCGGATCAAATGAAAAACATGATGACGAAACTCGGAATGGACGATACGACTCCGATCCAGTCCCGGATGGTGTCGAGGTCGGTTGAATCAGCGCAGAAACGGGTAGAGGGGAATAACTTCGATGCGCGGAAGCGTCTCCTTCAATATGATGATGTCCTGCGTCAACAGCGGGAAATCATTTATAAGGAGCGGAATGAAATCCTCGAATCCGACAACATCCGTGGTGTGCTGGAGCAGATGTTGGCGAATGTCATCGATAATGCGGTAGCGATCCATACGACCGAAGAGAAGCCGGAAGATTGGAATTTGAAAGGGTTGGAAGACTATCTAGGTGCGAATCTGCTTCCGGAAGGCCGTTTGACAAAGGCCGACATGGAAGGGAAATCGGTTGACGAGTTGAAACGACTGATCACTGATGCCGTGACGGCGCGTTACGATGAGAAGGAAGAGGAAATGTCGGAAGAGCGCATGCGTGAATTCGAGAAAGTCGTTCTGCTGCGCGCCATCGATACAAAATGGATGGACCATATCGACGCGATGGAACAGCTGCGCGGCGGAATCCATTTACGTGCCTATGGCCAGACTGACCCACTCCGGGAATACCAATCGGAAGGGTTTGCGATGTTCGAGGAAATGGTTTCGGCGATTGAAGCTGACGCGGCGAAATATGTCATGAAAGCGGAAATCCGCAACAACTTGGAGCGTGAGGAAGTCGCAAAAGGGCAGGCCGTCAACCCGAAAGAGGACGGCGAGCAAGTGAAGAAGAAACCGGTACGGCGTGCGGTGAACATCGGACGAAATGATCCATGCCCATGCGGCAGCGGGAAGAAATATAAAAACTGCCACGGCAAAGCATAA
- the prfB gene encoding peptide chain release factor 2 (programmed frameshift), with amino-acid sequence MELSDVRNELDKTAKKLADFRGSLDLENKEARIQELDEVMLEPGFWDDQDAAQKVISESNGLKDIVGDFNELNEEQENLEMTLELLKEEADAELQEELGSELKEFKTKVEAFELQMLLSDEYDKNNAVLEIHSGAGGTESQDWASMLLRMYTRWAEDQGFKVETLDYQAGDEAGVKSVTLSIKGHNAYGYLKAEKGVHRLVRISPFDSSGRRHTSFSSVEVMPEFDGDIDVEIKMEDVKIDTYRSSGAGGQHVNTTDSAVRMTHIPTGAIVTCQTERSQIKNRERALNLLKAKIYQIKLEEEEARLLEIRGDQKEIGWGSQIRSYVFHPYSMVKDHRTNAETGNVGAVMDGEIDLFINAYLRSRIS; translated from the exons ATTGAATTATCCGATGTACGAAACGAGTTAGACAAAACAGCTAAGAAATTAGCGGACTTCAGGGGGTCTCTT GACTTAGAAAACAAAGAGGCACGTATCCAGGAGCTCGACGAGGTGATGTTGGAGCCGGGATTCTGGGATGACCAGGACGCGGCACAGAAAGTCATTTCCGAGTCGAATGGCTTGAAAGACATCGTCGGCGATTTCAACGAATTGAACGAAGAGCAGGAGAACTTGGAAATGACGCTCGAATTGTTGAAAGAGGAAGCCGATGCGGAACTTCAAGAAGAGCTTGGATCGGAATTGAAGGAATTCAAGACGAAAGTTGAAGCGTTCGAGCTGCAAATGCTGTTGAGCGATGAATATGATAAAAACAATGCGGTGCTTGAAATCCACTCCGGTGCAGGCGGTACGGAGTCGCAGGACTGGGCATCCATGCTGCTGCGGATGTACACGCGCTGGGCGGAAGACCAAGGCTTCAAGGTCGAGACACTTGATTACCAAGCGGGCGACGAAGCAGGCGTCAAATCTGTCACATTGTCCATCAAAGGGCATAATGCGTACGGCTATTTGAAAGCGGAAAAAGGCGTGCACCGGCTCGTCCGGATTTCCCCGTTCGACTCGTCGGGCCGACGCCATACGTCGTTTTCATCGGTTGAGGTCATGCCGGAATTCGATGGCGACATTGATGTCGAAATCAAGATGGAAGACGTCAAGATCGATACGTACCGTTCGAGCGGTGCAGGCGGACAGCATGTCAACACGACCGATTCCGCGGTGCGGATGACGCATATTCCGACCGGGGCGATTGTGACGTGCCAAACTGAACGTTCGCAAATCAAAAACCGGGAGCGCGCGTTGAATTTATTGAAAGCAAAAATTTATCAGATCAAATTGGAAGAAGAGGAAGCACGGTTGCTTGAAATCCGGGGCGATCAAAAGGAAATCGGCTGGGGCAGCCAGATCCGTTCTTACGTGTTCCATCCGTATTCCATGGTAAAAGACCATCGGACCAACGCCGAAACCGGAAACGTCGGCGCGGTCATGGATGGAGAGATCGATTTATTTATTAATGCATATTTGCGTTCTAGAATCTCTTGA
- a CDS encoding IS91 family transposase yields MRGTSGVIKRILKDHFDGFWQMHSTLFPEAYREDIKETVLKTIRCGSSDVGYARYECLGCEGNPSPVIVCFTCKSRFCNKCGKKYTDDWSTKQQDLIFNVPHRHMVFTIPEELRNIFFHDRKKLNELSRQVAGVFQFYYRRKSRKRNLQAGVITVIHTFGRDLKFNPHIHALVTEGAIDNRNEWCSSDFIPYEFLRKSWQKVLLDLMKKWFPDHPKAQELINDLYRRYPKGFYVNAEQKMKDAKGAAKYIGRYLARPAIAEYRIVGYDGKEVEFWYEDHKTGKRVDVKQSVYRFLFNILQHIPPKHFRMVGRFGLYSRRSYQKANQILSLYAFMRTKQLSMLLERRKKRKTYRERMREAFDQDPFICPCCHREMDLVEIWHADYGILYHYMEGMKIIKRWEKSEDANRRRAG; encoded by the coding sequence ATGAGAGGGACTAGTGGAGTCATCAAAAGAATACTGAAAGACCATTTCGATGGGTTTTGGCAAATGCACTCTACCTTGTTTCCAGAAGCTTATCGAGAGGATATAAAAGAAACCGTCCTGAAAACAATCCGTTGTGGATCCTCGGATGTCGGATATGCGAGATATGAATGTCTGGGTTGTGAAGGGAATCCATCTCCTGTCATTGTCTGTTTCACATGCAAGAGCCGCTTTTGTAATAAGTGTGGAAAGAAATATACGGATGACTGGTCCACCAAACAGCAGGACTTAATCTTTAATGTGCCGCATCGCCACATGGTATTCACCATTCCCGAGGAACTTCGGAATATCTTTTTCCACGACCGCAAAAAATTGAATGAGTTGAGTAGACAGGTAGCCGGGGTCTTCCAATTCTATTATCGTCGTAAAAGCAGGAAGCGCAACCTACAAGCCGGGGTGATCACGGTCATCCATACGTTCGGAAGGGATCTGAAGTTCAATCCACATATACATGCCCTAGTGACGGAAGGGGCGATTGATAATCGGAATGAATGGTGTTCAAGTGATTTCATTCCCTATGAATTCTTACGGAAATCCTGGCAAAAGGTGCTACTCGATTTAATGAAGAAGTGGTTTCCCGATCACCCAAAGGCCCAGGAATTAATCAATGATTTATATAGGCGATATCCGAAAGGATTCTATGTGAACGCAGAACAGAAAATGAAGGATGCCAAAGGGGCAGCCAAATACATAGGCAGATACTTGGCGAGACCGGCCATCGCCGAATATCGCATTGTCGGATACGATGGGAAGGAAGTCGAGTTCTGGTATGAAGATCATAAAACAGGGAAACGGGTGGACGTGAAGCAGTCGGTCTATCGATTCCTGTTCAATATTTTACAGCACATCCCACCAAAACACTTCAGAATGGTGGGCCGTTTTGGGTTGTATAGCAGAAGATCGTATCAGAAGGCAAATCAAATTCTAAGCCTTTATGCCTTCATGCGGACAAAACAACTTTCCATGCTTTTGGAAAGAAGGAAAAAGAGAAAAACATATCGGGAACGGATGAGAGAGGCTTTTGATCAGGATCCGTTTATTTGCCCGTGTTGCCATCGGGAGATGGACTTGGTGGAGATTTGGCATGCTGATTATGGAATCCTGTATCATTATATGGAGGGCATGAAAATTATTAAAAGATGGGAGAAGTCGGAGGATGCCAACAGACGAAGAGCTGGATGA
- a CDS encoding zinc ribbon domain-containing protein, producing MPTDEELDELNRAFLQSLEEDDPFGLNEKISTIEFKCRDCQELDDVPDFVVADFQVDLKQNEEVEIECPFCGGTMHRAKKIPSESISPGTGTEAL from the coding sequence ATGCCAACAGACGAAGAGCTGGATGAACTGAATCGGGCATTTTTACAATCATTAGAAGAGGATGACCCGTTCGGATTGAACGAAAAAATAAGTACGATTGAATTTAAGTGTCGGGATTGTCAGGAATTAGATGACGTTCCCGATTTTGTAGTGGCAGACTTTCAGGTCGACTTAAAACAGAACGAAGAAGTCGAGATTGAATGTCCTTTTTGTGGTGGGACCATGCATAGAGCGAAAAAAATCCCAAGTGAATCGATTTCACCTGGGACGGGGACAGAGGCGCTTTAG
- the cccB gene encoding cytochrome c551 — translation MKKKLLAMMLGAGLVLGACGGNDDNAGDTNNDANTGTSGGGETASADAEALYRKSCIGCHGANLEGASGPKLSDVGSRLSEEEIRTIILEGKGNMPPGLLKGEEADVVAKWLAEKK, via the coding sequence ATGAAGAAAAAGCTGTTAGCAATGATGCTTGGCGCTGGACTTGTCCTCGGGGCATGCGGCGGCAACGATGACAACGCAGGTGACACGAACAATGATGCAAACACAGGCACGTCCGGTGGCGGCGAAACCGCTTCGGCCGACGCTGAAGCTCTTTACAGAAAAAGCTGTATCGGCTGTCATGGCGCCAACTTGGAAGGTGCGAGCGGACCGAAGTTGAGTGATGTCGGTTCCCGTCTATCCGAAGAGGAAATCCGCACAATCATTCTGGAAGGTAAAGGCAACATGCCTCCTGGACTTCTTAAAGGCGAAGAAGCCGATGTTGTCGCGAAATGGCTTGCTGAAAAAAAATAA
- the ftsE gene encoding cell division ATP-binding protein FtsE has product MIVMKDVYKKYPNGVVAANGINVEIERGEFVYVVGPSGAGKSTFIKMMYREEVPTSGEILINGINLATLRNKRVPFLRRQIGVVFQDFKLLPKLNVYENVAFALEVIEEPVDNIRTKVNDVLGLVGLTQKARMFPNELSGGEQQRVSIARSIVNVPKVVIADEPTGNLDPETSWEIMRIFEEINARGTTIVMATHNREIVNTLRHRVIAVEGGLITRDEYGGDYGYES; this is encoded by the coding sequence ATGATTGTGATGAAAGATGTTTACAAGAAATACCCGAATGGTGTCGTCGCAGCAAATGGCATCAATGTCGAAATTGAGCGGGGCGAGTTTGTCTATGTCGTCGGTCCGAGCGGTGCTGGGAAGTCGACGTTCATCAAAATGATGTACCGCGAAGAGGTTCCGACGAGTGGTGAAATTCTGATCAACGGCATCAATCTTGCCACCTTGCGGAATAAGCGCGTTCCGTTTCTGCGCAGGCAGATCGGTGTCGTGTTCCAAGACTTTAAACTATTACCGAAATTGAATGTTTATGAGAATGTGGCGTTTGCCCTTGAAGTGATTGAAGAACCGGTGGACAATATCCGGACGAAAGTGAATGACGTGCTCGGCTTGGTCGGTTTGACACAGAAGGCGCGGATGTTCCCGAACGAGTTGTCGGGCGGGGAGCAGCAGCGGGTTTCGATTGCCCGGTCTATCGTCAATGTCCCGAAAGTGGTCATTGCCGATGAACCGACCGGAAACTTGGATCCTGAAACGTCTTGGGAGATTATGAGGATTTTTGAAGAGATCAATGCGCGTGGAACGACAATTGTCATGGCCACCCATAACAGGGAAATCGTCAATACGTTGCGTCACCGGGTCATTGCCGTAGAAGGCGGTCTGATCACTCGAGACGAGTACGGAGGTGATTACGGCTATGAAAGCTAG